A genomic stretch from Ureibacillus composti includes:
- the pilM gene encoding pilus assembly protein PilM has translation MGSTLFALDIGTRSVVGIILEVQDNYFHVTDILIKEHKERAMVDGQIHNVVHVADLIKEIKQELEFKHGPLTKVNVAAAGRSLITEQASLTIQINNRPILTEEDISRLELQAVQLAQQQLLQNDEVQKSSHYYCVGYSVLFYKLDGEEIGSLIDQQGEEVTIEVIATFLPRVVVESLLAALKRADLEMEAMTLEPIAAINVLIPTSMRRLNVALVDIGAGTSDIAITDKGTIIAYGMVPIAGDEITEALSEHYLLDFPIAESTKRLLQTEESIPIQDILGFEQVYTREEVINALAPSIKHLAKSIGREILNLNNQQAPKAVMLVGGGSLTPNLTKELASILQLPDNRVAVRGIDAIQNLTKNESIPVTPELVTPIGIAIAAKKAPIQYMSVTVNDQVIRLFEMKEMTVADAFLIANITAKQLYGKPGKGISIHVNGHKIDIPGGHGEATTIYVNGQLASAKSIIQHGDVITLSEGKDGQDATATLKDIIDSASTKSLTIQETLYEIEPEVKVNGEMVSLETYLHNDDQVLVKTSETIEEILKQLNRIDLLNKTLPFYITVNNQQMFLPEHTSKIWINKKPGKLQYSLRNGDHLLIEEVPCPNVHSVLNRLSLVLEDKIIVTFQGEEIELVKTCNEVFINGTKGQAQSVVHNGDQLVINQVEDRRWRYQDIFRYTNWQLPSNFKGQFTVLRNGDPSSLHEDIFGGDILEIQLTETN, from the coding sequence TTGGGTTCGACATTATTCGCATTAGATATTGGTACTCGCTCTGTTGTCGGAATAATTTTAGAAGTACAAGATAACTACTTTCATGTTACAGATATATTAATAAAAGAACATAAAGAACGTGCGATGGTTGATGGACAAATACATAATGTTGTACACGTGGCTGATTTAATAAAAGAAATAAAGCAAGAACTTGAGTTTAAACATGGTCCCTTAACAAAAGTAAATGTTGCTGCCGCAGGACGATCATTGATTACTGAACAAGCTAGTCTAACGATTCAAATTAATAATCGGCCAATCTTAACAGAAGAAGATATTAGTAGATTAGAATTACAAGCTGTACAACTCGCACAGCAACAGCTTTTACAAAATGATGAAGTTCAAAAATCAAGTCACTATTACTGTGTTGGGTACTCCGTCTTATTTTATAAGCTAGATGGTGAAGAAATAGGGAGTTTAATAGACCAACAGGGTGAAGAAGTAACAATTGAAGTAATTGCAACTTTCTTACCTCGTGTAGTTGTCGAATCTCTACTTGCTGCATTAAAAAGAGCCGATTTAGAAATGGAAGCGATGACGCTTGAACCGATTGCTGCCATAAACGTATTAATTCCCACTTCTATGAGAAGATTGAATGTCGCGCTAGTTGATATTGGTGCTGGTACTTCTGATATCGCGATTACCGACAAAGGGACTATTATAGCATATGGTATGGTTCCAATTGCAGGCGATGAAATAACAGAAGCATTAAGTGAACACTATTTACTAGATTTCCCTATAGCCGAATCGACAAAACGCTTATTACAAACCGAAGAGTCGATTCCTATACAAGATATATTAGGTTTTGAACAAGTTTACACACGGGAAGAAGTAATCAATGCTTTAGCACCTTCGATCAAACATCTAGCGAAATCAATTGGTCGTGAGATCCTAAATTTAAATAATCAGCAGGCACCGAAAGCTGTTATGTTGGTTGGTGGTGGTAGCCTAACACCCAACTTAACAAAAGAATTGGCCTCCATATTACAATTACCAGATAACCGTGTTGCTGTTAGAGGCATAGATGCCATCCAAAACTTAACGAAAAATGAATCGATCCCTGTAACACCTGAACTTGTTACACCTATTGGCATTGCCATTGCCGCAAAAAAAGCACCTATACAATATATGTCGGTTACAGTAAATGATCAGGTCATTCGCTTATTTGAAATGAAAGAAATGACTGTAGCAGATGCATTTCTAATAGCCAATATAACAGCGAAACAATTATATGGAAAACCTGGTAAGGGTATTTCGATTCATGTTAATGGTCATAAAATCGATATTCCTGGCGGACACGGTGAGGCTACTACAATCTATGTAAACGGTCAACTGGCATCTGCAAAATCTATCATTCAGCATGGCGATGTCATTACGCTTTCAGAAGGCAAAGATGGGCAAGATGCAACAGCAACTTTAAAAGATATTATTGATAGTGCTTCCACCAAATCATTAACAATCCAGGAGACTCTTTATGAAATCGAACCAGAAGTGAAAGTAAACGGGGAAATGGTGTCCTTAGAAACTTACCTTCATAACGATGATCAAGTATTGGTCAAGACTAGTGAAACCATTGAGGAAATCTTAAAACAGCTTAATCGAATTGATTTACTTAATAAGACCTTACCTTTCTACATAACCGTTAATAATCAGCAAATGTTTTTACCAGAACATACATCTAAAATTTGGATTAATAAAAAACCAGGTAAATTACAATATTCTTTACGCAATGGGGATCATTTGTTAATCGAAGAAGTACCATGTCCGAATGTTCATTCAGTATTGAACCGTTTAAGTCTAGTACTTGAGGATAAAATCATTGTGACTTTCCAAGGTGAGGAAATTGAACTTGTAAAAACGTGTAATGAAGTTTTCATTAATGGTACCAAAGGACAAGCTCAGTCAGTTGTTCATAATGGGGATCAACTTGTAATCAATCAAGTTGAAGATAGAAGATGGCGTTATCAAGATATTTTCCGATATACTAATTGGCAGCTTCCTTCAAACTTTAAAGGTCAATTTACAGTATTACGAAATGGAGATCCTTCATCACTACATGAGGATATTTTTGGTGGAGACATTTTAGAAATTCAATTAACCGAAACTAATTAA
- a CDS encoding YtxH domain-containing protein, with the protein MAVEKPNYNEVKDLNPSHLPQVYTGNIDPIYEEETVNMKDFVIGAFVGGIVGAAVGLLLAPKAGRDLRTDVATQAVNIREKSLVLSSTAKEKTAQLSSQIKEQSTQLVDKVKTKTTKVPTVFDDGTVSYEGEEPLEETSSSEYTEGMDMAEISRPSSI; encoded by the coding sequence ATGGCAGTAGAAAAACCGAATTATAACGAAGTGAAGGATTTAAATCCATCTCATTTACCTCAAGTTTATACAGGTAATATCGATCCAATTTACGAAGAGGAGACGGTGAATATGAAAGATTTTGTTATCGGTGCATTTGTAGGCGGAATTGTGGGTGCAGCTGTAGGACTATTATTAGCTCCTAAAGCAGGTAGAGATTTACGTACAGATGTTGCAACACAGGCCGTAAATATTCGTGAAAAAAGTCTAGTTCTTTCTTCTACAGCAAAAGAAAAAACTGCCCAGCTATCGAGTCAAATTAAAGAACAATCGACTCAATTAGTTGATAAGGTGAAAACAAAAACAACGAAAGTCCCAACTGTTTTTGATGATGGTACGGTTTCATATGAAGGGGAAGAACCATTAGAGGAAACAAGTTCGTCTGAATATACTGAAGGAATGGATATGGCAGAAATATCACGTCCTTCATCTATATAA
- a CDS encoding DUF948 domain-containing protein has protein sequence MEVILYIAALIAAIGFLVLCFSVGMTLFSLKNTLNSMAGTVAGIEGQLEGITRETTFLLEKTNSLAEDIVEKSEKLNTVVNAAKNIGDSINGLNNSINKITSSITTEVSKNEEKIAQVVQWSNVAMEIAEKWKQRKVVNQVEAVDEAAEEAIKNTSRLKRRK, from the coding sequence TTGGAAGTCATTTTATACATCGCGGCATTAATTGCGGCAATTGGTTTTTTAGTATTATGTTTTAGTGTAGGTATGACATTATTTTCACTAAAAAACACACTAAACAGTATGGCAGGAACAGTAGCTGGAATTGAAGGACAATTAGAAGGCATCACGCGTGAAACTACCTTTCTTTTAGAGAAAACAAATTCTTTAGCTGAGGATATTGTAGAAAAATCAGAGAAATTAAATACGGTTGTAAATGCGGCTAAAAATATCGGGGACTCCATTAACGGATTAAATAATTCAATCAATAAAATTACTTCTTCAATAACAACTGAAGTTAGCAAAAATGAGGAAAAAATTGCGCAAGTTGTGCAATGGAGCAATGTGGCAATGGAAATTGCAGAAAAGTGGAAGCAACGTAAAGTGGTAAATCAGGTTGAGGCTGTTGATGAGGCTGCAGAAGAAGCAATCAAAAACACTTCAAGATTGAAACGCCGTAAATAA